A genomic stretch from Hypnocyclicus thermotrophus includes:
- the sppA gene encoding signal peptide peptidase SppA — MKKILLFILNLIKYVIKQIVFIILSFSILFGIIFYFVSVNLPSEMEKTVEVVPDSYLELSFPDGLREKNNFESIVENIFDNRTTSFYDAVRAIENAKMDNKIKGILINLTTINLPMVYMEEIGKELEEFKKYNKKIYAYGEIITNGNYFLASYADEIVMPPSHSTIVNLSGYYRVIGYYKNLFDKIGVKFDVLHIGDYKTYSEEYIRENMSKERKEELSRVLDYSLNYFVEQISKNRNIDKYKFYNNLINGKYVSKDSLIAKESKLIDGLEYYNQFLVKKGINNIISISKYNKARIERKSKDKIAIIYADGNIDFETSYSNMNSITYSQMEEELKLAEEDKNIKGIVFRVNSPGGLALIAELITERYNNTNKPIYVSIGRVAASGGYYISTVGKKIFINNSSITGSIGVVTRIFNVNELYDKLGIRLEEIKKGKYSDLYSLNNKLTEEERRIIIENQKNTYKEFKNRVEKSRKIDSESLEKIAQGKIWIGKEAVENGLVDGIATLNGTIKIMAKDLGLDNYSIIEIYKKVEDNNLVSRFSKYIKVNNIYDKLNEELKYIESYNKKILLMNEYDI; from the coding sequence ATGAAAAAAATACTTTTATTTATTTTAAATTTAATTAAATATGTAATAAAACAAATAGTATTTATAATTCTATCATTTAGTATATTATTTGGGATTATATTTTACTTTGTATCGGTTAACTTACCAAGTGAAATGGAGAAAACAGTTGAGGTAGTACCTGATTCATATCTTGAATTGTCTTTTCCAGATGGATTAAGAGAAAAAAATAATTTTGAAAGCATAGTAGAAAATATTTTTGATAACAGAACAACTTCATTTTATGATGCAGTAAGAGCAATCGAAAATGCTAAAATGGATAATAAAATAAAAGGAATTTTAATTAATTTAACAACTATTAATTTACCAATGGTATATATGGAAGAAATAGGAAAAGAATTAGAAGAATTTAAAAAATATAATAAAAAAATTTATGCTTATGGAGAAATAATAACAAATGGCAATTATTTTTTAGCTTCATATGCAGATGAAATAGTTATGCCACCTTCACATTCTACAATTGTTAATTTATCGGGATATTATCGTGTAATAGGATATTATAAAAATTTATTTGATAAAATAGGTGTTAAATTTGATGTATTACATATAGGTGATTATAAAACATATTCAGAAGAATATATTAGAGAAAATATGAGTAAAGAAAGAAAAGAAGAATTAAGTAGAGTATTAGATTATTCTTTAAATTATTTTGTAGAACAAATATCTAAAAATAGAAATATTGATAAATATAAATTTTATAATAATTTAATAAATGGAAAATATGTTAGTAAAGATTCTTTGATTGCAAAAGAGAGTAAATTAATTGATGGATTAGAGTATTATAATCAATTTTTAGTTAAAAAAGGGATTAATAATATAATTTCTATATCTAAATATAATAAAGCTCGAATAGAGAGAAAAAGTAAAGATAAAATAGCAATAATTTATGCAGATGGAAATATAGATTTTGAGACATCATATTCTAATATGAATTCAATTACATATAGTCAAATGGAAGAAGAATTAAAATTAGCAGAAGAAGATAAAAATATTAAAGGTATAGTCTTTAGAGTCAATTCTCCAGGAGGATTAGCGCTAATAGCAGAATTGATTACTGAAAGATATAATAATACAAATAAACCAATATATGTATCAATAGGAAGAGTAGCCGCATCTGGGGGATATTATATATCTACTGTAGGTAAAAAAATATTTATTAATAATAGTAGTATAACAGGTTCAATAGGAGTTGTAACTAGAATATTTAATGTAAATGAACTTTATGATAAATTAGGAATTAGATTAGAAGAGATAAAAAAAGGAAAATATAGTGATTTATATTCATTAAATAATAAATTAACAGAAGAAGAAAGAAGAATAATTATTGAAAACCAAAAAAATACATATAAAGAATTTAAAAATAGAGTTGAAAAATCTAGAAAAATTGATTCAGAATCATTAGAAAAAATTGCGCAAGGGAAAATATGGATAGGAAAAGAAGCAGTAGAGAATGGCTTAGTTGATGGAATTGCAACGCTTAATGGAACTATTAAAATTATGGCAAAAGATTTGGGATTAGATAATTATAGTATTATTGAAATTTATAAAAAAGTAGAAGATAATAATTTAGTTTCAAGATTTAGTAAATATATCAAAGTTAATAATATTTATGATAAGTTAAATGAAGAATTAAAATATATAGAGTCATATAATAAAAAAATTCTTTTAATGAATGAATATGATATATAG
- a CDS encoding thioredoxin family protein: MLKYEEAWNYNEYLRSSLIEYRKKQEKIFSKISLKKENIKKIKNIKTKVNIVVFAEIYCPDSRAVIPFLEKTRQENENIDLYIFPREGNEHYLSKITNETKIPSIFIEDIEQEELCLIYEEILPDLKFKIKEHILRDEKDIAQEIIYNYRIGKYNDQLEEYLVNKIIENII, translated from the coding sequence ATGCTTAAATATGAAGAAGCATGGAATTATAATGAATATCTAAGATCATCCTTAATAGAATATAGAAAAAAGCAAGAAAAAATTTTTTCTAAAATTTCATTAAAAAAAGAAAACATAAAAAAGATAAAAAATATTAAAACAAAAGTAAATATTGTAGTTTTTGCTGAAATATACTGTCCTGATTCTAGAGCTGTTATACCTTTTTTGGAAAAAACAAGACAAGAAAATGAAAATATAGATTTATATATTTTCCCAAGAGAGGGGAATGAACATTATTTATCAAAAATAACAAATGAAACTAAAATCCCATCAATATTTATTGAAGATATAGAACAAGAAGAATTATGCTTGATATATGAAGAAATTTTACCAGATTTAAAATTTAAAATAAAAGAACATATTTTAAGAGACGAAAAAGATATTGCACAGGAAATAATATATAATTATAGAATAGGTAAATATAATGATCAATTAGAAGAGTATTTAGTTAATAAAATTATAGAAAATATAATATAA